The DNA segment TCTTTCTCACGAGGCGGCAGTACGTATACACCACTGTCTTTTGCATCCAGTCCCCAGCGCTGTCCAGCTGCTGCATAGGAATTCAGCAATACACTCTCATACTGTGTCAAAACGCCAACCACGTTAATGTTGGAATTGGCACAGTTGCTCAGCGGGAAGTCGATAATTCGATATTTCCCTCCGTAATACACTGCAGGTTTTGCAATCTTTTTGGTCAAGGCATACAGTCGTGTTCCTCGGCCTCCGGCTAGTATCATAGCCAGCATGTTGTTTTGTCTCATGTAAATCCCCCCTTAGGAATTTTTCTATATATTAAGTATAATGATTTTCAACATAAATTTCCACCCTTTTTGTAAGAAAAATGAACTTTATGTATGCGTTTTCAGCTTTTAGGGCATAAATATCACCAAAAGCAAAAACACGCGGAAAAGTCAAGTCAAAATTTCATTGATTTTTGAAAAGTTTTCATGAAATTTATGCTCAATCTTATACTCGCATGTTCATTATATTATCGTATATGGCAGTTTATTCCAAGAAAAACAATCTGCCAAATATTGTCATATTCAGACAAAGTCGTACATGTTGAGAAGGTCATCGACCGTTGTGTTTTTCCGTTCTTCCCCTTCCAGCGTCTTAACGATTTTTCCATCATTTAAAATAATCGTCTTGTTGCCGTATTCCAGTGCCTGCTTCATGTTGTGTGTAATCATGAGCGTTGTGATATGATTTTCTGTAACGATTTTCTCCGTGATGTCCATAACGGATGCTGCCGTCTTTGGATCAAGTGCCGCGGTGTGCTCATCCAGCAGCAGCAGCTTCGGCGTCACGATTGTCGACATGAGAAGTGTCAATGCCTGCCGCTGTCCTCCGCTTAACAGTCCCACCGTAGTCGTAATACGTTCCTCCAGTCCCAGTCCGAGCTCCTTCAGCTTTTCTATAAAGAAAGCTCTGTCTCCCTTTTTAATCGCACGGCTTAACGTCGTCCGCTTACCGCGGCTGTAGGCCAGTCCCAGATTTTCCTCAATGGTCATATGCGGAGCCGTACCCTTTAGCGGATCCTGAAACAGACGGCCGATTTCTCTTGCCCGTTTATATTCCGGATACATGGTAATGTCCCTGCCATCCAGCAGAATCGTTCCCGCATCACTGCGTATGGTTCCGCTGATGACATTTAACAGCGTACTCTTTCCGGCACCGTTTGTCCCCAGCACACTGATAAAATCACCGTCATTGACATGAAAGGACAAATGATCCAGTGCCTTGCGTTCATTGACCGTATTGGGATGAAAGGTCACGCAGATATCCTTTAAATCAAGCATGCGATCCCCTCCTTCTCTTTTTCAAATGCGGCAGTGATATCGCCAGTGCTACAAGTGCCGCCGAGAACAGGTTTAAATCACTTGCCCCGATTCCCAGCTGCAAGGCCACCGTCAGAATAAACCGGTAGACGATTGCCCCGACAACAACAGCCGCAAACTGAAAGCCGAGTGTTTTTCTGCGGACAAATGCTTCTCCGACAATGATGCTTGCCAGACCAACCACCATCATGCCGATACCTCCGCTCACATCCGCAAAGCCCTGATTTTGTGCAAACACGGCACCACCCAGTGCTACCAGCGCATTCGCAAGGGAGATCCCCATCACCTTCATCAGATCGGAATTGATACTACTTGCGCGCACCATCGCTTCATTATCTCCAGTTGCACGCAGACTCATCCCCAGCTGTGTTTTCAAAAACAGATACAGCAGGATAATCAAAAGGATGAGGATGCCTGCAATCACTGCACCGAAGGCATTGTCCCCCAGCACACTCTGCAAGGGAGTAAAAATCGTTTCCTTACCAAACAGCGATACATTCGGCATACCGCCCAGTATTTTCAGATTGACAGAATACAGCGCTGTCATTGTCAAAATTCCCGCCAGCAGTGACTGTACCTTGCACTTGGTCTGCAGCAGTCCGGTTACCATACCCGCAAGACCGCCTGCCAGAAACGCCATCAGCGTACCGAGAAACGGATGTGCATTCATTGCGAATACAGCAGAAACCGCACATCCTGTCGTAAAGCTCCCGTCAATCGTCAGATCGGGAATATTCAGGATGCGAAAGGAGATAAACACCCCCAGTGACATGATGGAAAATATCATGCCCAATATTACTGCATCCTGTATGGTTGACAATGCCATAGCCTTCATCCTCTCCTATTCTATCCATATTCTTTTAAATCCTTATATCATTGTTTCAAATCCTTATACTATTCTGTTTTAAATCCTTATACATTCTTTTCCTTATACCATTCTTTTGAATCCTTACATCGACACATGCTTGTATTGCTTTTCACAACAGCCTTCCATGCACTTGCTTACCGATGCATCCTTATATAGAAGGCATCCTTATCCTGCAGCTTTCTCCTGTTTATGATGTGTGTACGTGAACGTTTAATAATGTTGTATTTGATACTGAACAATTTTCTTTTATTTACATCATGACCAGATTTTTGCTGTTCTTCACTGCATCCGGTAATGTGATTCCCAGCGTTTCCATCGTTTTCTTATTTACATAAATATTCAGATTATCCTTAAAGACCTTGACCGGCATATTTTCCACCTTTTCACCCTTTAAAATCTGATCTGTCATTCTCGCAGTTTCTTTTCCCAGCTCTGTATAGTCAATTCCGACTGTCGCAAAGCCGCCATCACTTACCATAGAATCGGCTCCTGTGTATACCGGTACCTTCTTCTTATTAGCTGTTTCTACCAAAGCGCTCATAGAGCTGGCAACAGTGTTATCGTTGGGTGCGAAGATTGCATCACATTTATCCGTCAGTACACTGACTGCACTTTGGATTTCTGTAATATTTGCGCCGCTTCCTTCTACCAGCTTAATATTGTGCTTTTCACAAAATTCCTTTGCCTTGGCAAGGTTGCTGACAGAGTTTGCCTCCGAGCTGTTATAAATAAATCCCAGTGTTTTCAAATCCGGATTGACCTGCAATGCCAGATCTAGAATCTGATCAACCTGAATTTCATCACTCGTTCCTGTAATATTGTTATTAGGCTTGTTTAAATCATCCATCAGGCCAGCACTCACCGGATCGCTGACTGCTGAGAATACGATAGGAATATCCTTGCTGTATTTTGCCGCAGACATGGCAGTCGGAGTCGCAATCGCCACGATCACATCACTCTTGTTTCCGGCAAATGTAGACATAATGGAATTTAACGTATTCTGCTGACCGCCTGCATCCTTGAAATCCAGCTTGATATTTTCACCATCTTTATAACCAAGCTCCTCCATTTCCGCTTTAAAGCTGTCACGAATCGTATTCAGTGATTTATGCTCAACGATCTGTGCGACGGATACCACCGGTATTTTCTTATCGCTATCCTTCTCCTCATTGCTTCCGCATCCTGTTAATACACTGGCACATACTAGAAATGCCGCTGCTACTTTACATAATTTTTTCATCGGTAATTGTCCTCTCTTTCATTGTGTTTGCTTTCGTTTTGTTGTTATATGACGTCTGTTTTCCCTTATGCCATCGCCATTCCTCTGTGCTTCGTAACACAATGACCACCTCCCTGCTGTATAAAAAAGCACCCGTCCAAAAGTCTGTTGACTTCAGGACAGATGCTGTTAAGATCATCTGCGGTACCACCTGATTTGATAGCTCTTCTTATAGAACCATCCTCTCATCAAAATGCTGACACATTTCTAGCCCTGTAACGTAGGCACACGTCTTGGATACTGAGCTTTGCCGTTCCCCTTGCCCTCCAGAGTCCATTTACAAAATTGCATCTCTGCCGCGATTTCACCATCCGCGTGCTCTCTATAAGCGCATCCTTTTGCTTGATCTCTCTGTCGCTGGTTTCCTATAGGATACACCTCATTTTTTTAATTGTCAACACTTTTTCTGAAATTTTACATTTTTTATTCTGAAAATATTTTCAAAGCATACATAGCACAGATGTCTGATAACTGCATAGCAACACATTCCAGCTATACAGGCCCTTACCCTGTATCCTGTCTGCGCTGCCATATGCTACACTGCCTCAATACTCAGCTAAATCTATTTGATTATTCAAAGAGAAATGAAAGCAATAGAAGCCTGCCGCTTTTATCCCATCATTTGCCTATTTCACACAAATTTTGACGATTCTTCACTCTCATTATCCACGGTATGCGGCGATCTTTCATTGCCATATAAATGAAATCCGTTCCACAGCAGCAGGAGTGTCATGAAAGCTGTCAAAAGTAGAAGCTGTATCGAATCACGTGCAAGACCTTCGCGCAATGCCAGAGCAAGCAAAAGACCACAGAGAAAGGAAACGCCTGCAGTAAAGAGCAGCTGCTTCCAGCTAATTTCCATGTATTGAAGACCATGCACTCTGGTATCGTAATAGATATTTTCAATAATCTGCAAAATAAACACTGCCAGCAGAGCGAGAAGCCACTTATCATGCAGTACAGGAAGCCAGGGAAATAACAAAAAGCCCATACTGGTCACAGCCAGCTGGATACTCCCCAATAGTAGCCGGGGTCTTCGTATATATACATATGGACGGTTCACAGCAGCCGGAAGAATTTCAGCCGGCTCCTGTTTCATGTGTTTGCGAAGCATTGTCCGCTGATCCTGCAGTCGCACAATCTGGGCATCCATTTCATGAATCAGCTGCTCATATACCTGCGGTGCATATTCCTGATCAATGAGAATAGCACGAATTTCCTTCATCCGTAAGCCCATCTGACGCAGGGAACGAATTGTACACAGGGTTTCCAAACAGTCTTTATCATAGTCCCGATACCCGTTTTCCAGCTTATCCGGGTGAATAAATCCCTGATCCTCATAATATTGTACCGCCTTTTTGCTCAGACCACTTTGTTTCATTACGTCCCTTAACAGCATCGAATCCCCTCTTTCTATAAAGTACAGATATAACCAGTCAAGTAATAATAAATCCTTTTCATAAATCCTGCTAGTATGCTATCACATTCTAACATACTGATTTTTCATTTTTGCATTACTATCTGCTGATTTCTTTTCTTTTCTATTTGGATGTCCTTTTATTTTTATCACTACCTTTTCTTTTTATCCCTATTGTATTTGTATTGCCAGGGAATTGCAATACAACAGCAGAGAATACAGCAGAAAAAAGCGAAGGATTGCAGCCTCTATATGATGATGGTAATAGATGCAGAATAGCTGTCCTTGCCATAGCTGTGCTTCTTCGATAATAATATTATATAGTGATTTCAAGTTCATGTTATATATCCGATTTTTAAGCCATCTTTTATCTACGCTGTCTCTATAGAGAGGGGCATCCTGATTGTGATAAAACTATAAAAAGCCTTATTCCAGAATAAGGAATGCAAATTGCTTTTCCTACAATACCCCTTGCCAGGTAACTTTTTTCACATATCCGTAAAGCAATAAAAGGAAAACAGGTGATGCTATTATCACCTGTCTGCAATATCTTCAATAGCCTTATGCTTCATTAGTAAGGAAATACCAGTATAAATGCCATCCCCTCTACTTCCTTCTGTGCAAAGATTTCTCCATTCATACGCCGCATGATTTCCCGGCATATATATAATCCAAGACCATTCCCCTGCTTTCCCTCACTGTTGCTTGCACGGAAAAAGCTTTCAAAGATATGATGAAGCTCCGTATCGCTTACCGTATTCCCCGTATTATAAATACGAATCAGCTGACAGTAATCCTCTTCATAACAGGAAATCTCCAGCCGTCTTCCATCCCCGTATTTTAATGCATTCTCTATGATGTTTTCCACGACCTCAAAGCTGCGCTCCAAATCTCCCTTTAACAATAAATTGTCATACGGTCTTATATCCAGCTCCATATGGCGCAGTCGAAGCGGCTCCATATATGCGTGCTGAACCTTTTCTATCAGCTCCTGTAAATAAAATTCCGTATTATGAACAGGAATATCCAGTATATCCTCACGGGACTGCCGCATAATTTCTTCCACATAGCGCTCGATATCCTTTCCCTTTTCCTGAATCTGATGCGCTGCCTGTATCCTGTGCTCCTCATCCTCATACAGATGTTCCTCTAATGCACGCGCATACAGCTGAATGGTATTCAATGGTGTTTTGATATCATGAGACAGTGACAGCAGCAGCTTTTTCTTTTCCTTTTCCAGCTCCAGCTGCCGCTTTTTAGAGCTCTCCAGAGTATCCTTTAGCTGTCCGATTCCAAGCAGAAATTCATGCACATACCGGCTTTTTTCCTCCTTGACGATTCCCTTCCAATGTCCCCTGGCCAGCTCCTGTGGCAGCCTTTGCACCTGTGCAAAGGGCTTGAGAAGATGCTTGCGAAGGTATAGGAGAACACCCAGCAGTACTGCCGCCAGAATGGCCAAGGAAAGCTGCGTCCAAACCATCAGCGTACCGACATCCGCATAGGTACGCTGATAATCAAAACGCAGATACCCCTGCAGTGATTGCTTGTCATATATCGGCTCAATGCTCATATCCATAGAGTTTCCGGCTTCAAAAAACACGGACGCCGCCTCCTGTTCGGCACCTTCAGCGGAAAGCCAGCGCACCGCCTCCATATGCGGATACGCATCCAGGGAAATATCCGCAAGCGGTGTCCCATTGGTGACCAGCTGTGTAATACGGCTGATTTCCACACGGTATGCATGATCCTTGGTTTTCTCAATGCGTCCGATACGGATTCCCAAAAACAGCGCCAGGCACACATACAGGCAAAAACACAGCAGAATCAGTGTATTATATTTCTTCAAACCGGTATCCTACTCCCCAGACCGTTTTAATAAGCTGCGGACGCTTTGGGTCTTTTTCAATCTTATCCCGCAGCATTTTGATATGAACCGTCAGCGTCTGCTGTTCGCTGAAGCTGTCCATACCCCAGATGCGGGCGAAGATATATTCCTTGCGCAGCGTCTTTCCCGCATTCGCCACAAGCAGGGAAAGCAGCTCGAATTCCTTTCCAGTAAGCTCCAGCTCGTTTCCATTCAGGCTGGCTCTATGCTTATCACGCTCTATCAGAATACCGGAGCAGGAACAGCTTTTCTTCGCCTGCAGGTCATTTGTCCGCTGTAAAACAGCACGTATTTTCGCTGCGAGTATTTGCGGATCAACAGGCTTTTCTATATAATCATCCGCTCCCAGCTCATAGCCGTTCAGCTGATCACTGCGATCCTTGCGTGCACTCATAATCAAAATCGGAACTGCCTGTTGCTCACGTATCCTTCTGCACACGGCAAAGCCATCCATGCGGGGAAGCATGATATCCAGCAGAAGCAGCGCTACATCATGCTCCTGCAAAAACAAGAGTGCTTCTTCTCCGCTTTCCACATGATGAACCTGAAACCCGTCCCGCTTTAAAAAGGACATGAGCAGCTGTGCAAGCTCCCGGTGATCCTCCACAAGCAATATATCTATCATAGGCAATTACCATCCTAACGTAATCAGCCATTCATTCAGTCTGCGCTCTCTTTTCCGAATATCTGCATCCTCATGCCACGCCCCTAGCTGCATTTCATCCCGGATATTTCCATCCTCGATATACAAAACGCGCTCACAACGTGATGCCACCTTCATATCATGGGTAACCAGCAGGATGCTTGTCCCCTCCTGATGAATCCGGTTTAATTCCTCCATAACCTCATGGGAGCTTTGCTTATTCAAAGCACCGGTAGGCTCATCCGCAAACAGAATTCGCGGATGATTGATAAGACTTCTGCAGATACAGGCACGCTGCAGTTGTCCCCCGGATACCTCATTGACATCGTTATCCGCAATATCGCTGATGCCGAGCTTCTGCATGAGCCTTGTCGCATAGGCATTGATTTCTTTTCTTCCCTGCCTGGTTTTCCCCTTCGCAGACTGATAGGCTGGTAAAATAATATTATCATATACGGAAAGATTTTTCAGCATATACATCTGTTGAAAGACAAAGCCCATCTCCTCCAGGCGCAAATCACTGATTTCATTGCGGCTCATATCCATTAACTCACGGTCAAAGAAGCTCACACTGCCGGCTGTGGCACGATCCATACCGCTGATGGTATACAGCAGGGTCGTTTTTCCGGAGCCTGACGGGCCCATGACAGCAATCATTTCCTTTTCCTTCAGTGTTAGATTTACATTTCTCAACACGTTATTCTGTCGTTTGTTTACGATATATGTTTTACACAGATTGCTTACTGTTATTCCACTCATAAAAGCTTCCTCCTTATTCCATATTGTTCATTTCACGTATATGGATACGTTTGATTTTCCCGGTAGCAGCGATTGTTGCGCAAATGATGCCCAGCAGCAATACCCCCGGATACAGCAGATAAACCTGCAGAGGATCAATCTGGATATGCACCTGTGCCCCCATAATGGCAAAGATCGGTTCCAGCATGAAGCGGTTACTGAGCATCGACAGCGGTATCGCCGCAAACATGGATAATAAAGCCACCAGAAGCATACGGATTGCCTGCCACCTGCGTATACTGCTGTTACGAAAGCCAATGCTTTTCATCATAGCGATTTCTCCTTTTTCACGAACGATGAACAGCTTTTCCATCAGCAGTGTAATCAGCATGATCACTGCACAAAGCATAGCAGTCATTGGAAGCAGAAGCTCCTGTAAGGATTCCTGAATACCGCCGATGTTGCGATCGACAATATCCTGTGCTGTATACCATTCATAATCTGGGAATTGTTGTTCTAGTGTGGCTTTTAATTCCTCCTGGCTTTTGTCTGTTTTCATATCAACATTGACATTCCAGTATTCAAACATATCCGTTTTGCTCATATCCAGCCTGGCATTCAATCGGGCACTGCTTCCCAACTGCATATAATCGGAATAGCTTCCTGTAATGATGAATTTATACAGCTTCCCATTCAAATTCAGCTCCACGCGGTCTCCGATGTGCCAATCATTTTCCTTTAGAACAAGACGGGAGAAGGCAATCTCGTTTTCCAGGACGGGAGCGCTTCCCTCCAGATAATCCAGATATTCCGTATTGCGTCCCTGTATCTGCAGTGACATGATCTTCGTATTCCCCTGCTTTCCCGGTGCGTGAAAGGATAAAAAGTAAATAGCAGAGGCTGTAAGCTGTGCATCATAGCCCTTTTCCTTCAGCTCATGCTCTACACGCTTCATTCCCTGTTTCAGCTGTACAGAGTTTTTATAGGGAGAATCCTGCTTTCCTTCAATTTTTTTAATATATACAGCGCTGTCCGTATTCACGGTAAACTTGGATGCCATCTCGCTGCTTTGCATGGTATGGATGGTGTTCAAGGGAATCGTAATCAGGACGAAGCTGATACAAAAGGTCACCAGCAGCAGAGCATAGCGTTTTACATGCGTCAGCATATCATTGATTCCAAGATAGGCAGGAACACGCAGGTGCTTTTGCTTAAACAGAGACAATGCCGAGGCCTTCGCAAAGCTCTCCCCGCTGTTTCCGCCGCGAATGGCAGATATCGCTGTAATACGACTTAGCTTTCTTGTACAATTCAAACAAAACAGCATGACAAGTGCAATAATTATCAGTGTGCAGAGGATATTGACATAGAAATTCACTCCGCTGTCCTCCATGATCATATTTACACTGACGCCCGCCACCATGGCGCGGCTGATCGGTACACTGATGAGCAGACCAAGAAGGGCTCCGCTGCATACGAGAGCTGTGTATTTTACAAGATACAGACGGCGAATCGCTTTATCCCGAAGTCCGATTGCCTTCATGATACCGATTTCCCGGTACTCCTCTTCCATTGTGAACAGCAGTGTAAAGCGTAGAACAAGCAAAGCAATCAGAATCATGCAGATGCCGATCAGAATTAACAAAGCCGCAAGTATCAGATCAAAGGAGTAAATCATCGAATACATACTGCGGGAGACCGTATTTAACACCGATGGAAAGCTTTGCATATTCTGTGCTTCTGTAAAATCGGATATGCTTGCGACATTGATAAAATACAGGGAATATGTCCGCTCATTGCCTGCTTTTTTAAATTCCTCATACATTTTGGAATTCATAAAGATTCTTGACATACCGACCATATCGTTTCCAAACGCCGCATCCTTGACAACGGTTTTCAGAGTAAATGTACGATCTGCATCACCTATGCGGATGCGCAGTGTATCCCCAACATGCAGGTCGTTTTTCTCCATGAGGAATGCAGGCATTCCAATTTCATCATCCTGTAAATGGAGCTTTTCCCCATCCGGATCAAACTCCTTGCAATAGTCACTAAGTTCCTCAGAGAGAAAAAGGTTCAGCCCCTCAGCACTGATTTTGTCACCATGTTTCAGCTGCAAATCCTTCTGGTCCACGGAGAGCATCTCCTGATAGCCGTAATCTTTAACTCCCGGAGCCTTTGTTTTGATCCAGCTCATGATGCTTTCTTTTTCTCCCGGATTTACTGCCACAAGATTCACATCCGGTATATTGGCATAATCCATATAATAGTCCACAGAGGAGCTTACCACCAATATATTATTTACACTGCTCGCAAGAAATACAGTCGCAATGGTAATAAACAGAAACAGAATCAGATTGACACTTTTTCTATGCATTAAATCTTTTTTTAACAATCGTTTCAGCATTGCCGCCACATCCTTTCTACAGGTAAAGAATACCGCACCCTTTCTTAAAAAATCCTTAAATACCGGTGGAAATCTTTTTTATATCGTTTCTACTCATCCTTTTATTCAAATATCAGCAAATTCACTCGTTTATTTCCATAAAGAAAGCAGAAGTCTTCAACAACCTCTGCATATTTGAATACTCTTATGGATATAAGTATACATCCTGTTACTTATGATGAAGCCTTTATAGCAGCATAGCTTATGGATTATCAACTGCTCCTATTACAATGCTTTATATGAAACAAGCTATTTATGATATGGATTATTGTTTTTTATCATATAGGCACGGTAAATCTGTTCCAGCACAAGCACTCTTGTCATCTGATGGGTAAAGGTCAGATCACTCAGCTTCCATTTCCAGTTACAGCGTTCATAAACATTGCTTCCGGGGCCCAGGGAACCGGCAATTACAAAGGTCAGGTTACTGGTCTGATAGGTCTGCAGCTGATCCAGCTTTTGTGCAAACTGCTCACTATCCACCATCTCTCCCCATAAATCCAGCAGAATAACATAGTCCTGATCTTTGATTTTGGAAAGGATTCTCTCGCCTTCCTTTTCCTTTACCTGGCTGTTTTGCGCCTCGCTGTTACTCTGTGGTGCCACCTCGTCGTTTACCTCTATGATTTCCAGCTTTGTAAAGGGTCTTAGACGCTTTGTATATTCCTCAATCTGAGCGCGCAATGCCTTTTCTTTTATCTTTCCAACCGCAATGATTTTTATCATAGCTTTTTCCTCACTTCCATTAACAGCTCCAACTTGCTCTGTAGCCATCTGCGGCGCAATCGCCGAAACATACGGTATTCCGCCAGCACCTCTACAAGACTGGAGGCTGTATCCACAGCATTCACTATCCATGCTTCCCGGCATACAGGCGGTATTACAGTTAAAGGCCACATATGCTTTCGGATAATCTCCTGTTCCCGCTTACTGATTTGAAAGTCACGAATTGCATTGCGGTTCGCAAAAAAAGGATGACGGAAGCCATGAAGTCTGTGCCATGCCTCAGGTTCATGCCAGTCATACAGAAAATAATCATGCAAAAGTGCTCCCCGTACAAGAGCGCGTTCATCACAGGATACATGAAGCCTCTTGATCAGTGTATAGCAGTAATAGGATACAACAAAGCTGTGCTCCAGACAGCTGACAGAGCCATGCTGTATATAATTTTGCATGCTCCAGATTCGGTCATCCTGCAGCAGCTCATCCGCTATTGTCAAAAATTCAGAATATTCCTCAATACGCATATGCCACCTCACTATGCATTGTATTGTAGCCTGTTTTTCATCAGAATGCAATTATCAGAAGCCTTTCTTTTTCAATTCGCTTACGATGCTGACATAGGTTTCCAGCACATCAAAGCCTTTGTAATCCTCTCTTGTCAGATCAATGATATTGCCATGGGAAATCCCTTTATAATAGCGGTTGGTAAAGGTTCCCTGAAATTCTCCCCATCGGGCGCTTTCCTCGGTAACCAGACCATCATTGTCCGCATCGACCATACGGATGAACAGATAAGGGATACTGAGCAGAATGTGTGACCATGCATGGTGCATAAGACTCATATAGCTCTGATAATATACCTGCGGATCATCCAAAACCTCCTCATTAAAGCCGGCACTCCACTGTGTGGTAAACTGATGTGTTACGGTGTAAAAATCCGGATGTACATCCTTCATACGTGTAAATGCGGCATCAAATACAGACGCCAGCCAGCGGTACAGCTTTTCCGGTGCGATTCGTACCAGCACATCGACGAAATGACAGCCGCGATGCGGTGTGGATATGGTGGTCAGAGAGGCAACATGGGCGCCCATATGCCCCTTGGAGATTGCATGACGCGCATCCAGACCACCCTTGGAGTGCGCGATGATGTTCACCTTGTCACAATGCTCAAGCTCACAGATTTCCTTGATACGCTTTTGAATATCCGCACTGTTGTTTTCTATGGTCGCGAAGGCCTCCTGATTCCCATAATAAATGACTGCACCATTTTTCACCAGAATACGTGGAATCCTTCCCCAGTAATTCACATATTTTAAATCACGGAAGCCGACACCATGCAGAAGCAGCAGCGGGTATTTTGTCTTGCATATTTGTGATTCAGCGCGTTGTGATGCCACATCGATTGCAACGGTTTCATGATCGTATTCCTCCTTTGCTTTGTGCATGAGATAGATAAGGACAGGAATGCGCAGAACCGGTATAAATAACAGGATCCAGAGCATCACACGGCGAAGAATACGCAGGCGGTTGCTGAGACAGAAAATCACAAGCGCTCCGCCAAGGGCATATACATATTGAAACAGCAGCATCCACAACAGATCAGCGTAATACCAGCTATAATTGTTATATTCCGGAAGAATGAGTAGATAGAGAAGGATTTGAAGCAGAAGCAGCCAAAAGCTGCGTTTGATTACTGCTTTGCCATATTGCAGGCCTCTCAATCGGCGATGCTTCCTGCCAAGTGATTGGATAAGCCTTAGGATATTGATTATAAATATAAGTATCAGCATACCGGCAGAAATCATGATAAAGCCAATATTACTATATCCTTTTAACAGCCAT comes from the Erysipelotrichaceae bacterium 66202529 genome and includes:
- a CDS encoding response regulator, which translates into the protein MIDILLVEDHRELAQLLMSFLKRDGFQVHHVESGEEALLFLQEHDVALLLLDIMLPRMDGFAVCRRIREQQAVPILIMSARKDRSDQLNGYELGADDYIEKPVDPQILAAKIRAVLQRTNDLQAKKSCSCSGILIERDKHRASLNGNELELTGKEFELLSLLVANAGKTLRKEYIFARIWGMDSFSEQQTLTVHIKMLRDKIEKDPKRPQLIKTVWGVGYRFEEI
- a CDS encoding ABC transporter permease, coding for MALSTIQDAVILGMIFSIMSLGVFISFRILNIPDLTIDGSFTTGCAVSAVFAMNAHPFLGTLMAFLAGGLAGMVTGLLQTKCKVQSLLAGILTMTALYSVNLKILGGMPNVSLFGKETIFTPLQSVLGDNAFGAVIAGILILLIILLYLFLKTQLGMSLRATGDNEAMVRASSINSDLMKVMGISLANALVALGGAVFAQNQGFADVSGGIGMMVVGLASIIVGEAFVRRKTLGFQFAAVVVGAIVYRFILTVALQLGIGASDLNLFSAALVALAISLPHLKKRRRGSHA
- a CDS encoding MerR family transcriptional regulator produces the protein MLLRDVMKQSGLSKKAVQYYEDQGFIHPDKLENGYRDYDKDCLETLCTIRSLRQMGLRMKEIRAILIDQEYAPQVYEQLIHEMDAQIVRLQDQRTMLRKHMKQEPAEILPAAVNRPYVYIRRPRLLLGSIQLAVTSMGFLLFPWLPVLHDKWLLALLAVFILQIIENIYYDTRVHGLQYMEISWKQLLFTAGVSFLCGLLLALALREGLARDSIQLLLLTAFMTLLLLWNGFHLYGNERSPHTVDNESEESSKFV
- a CDS encoding ATP-binding cassette domain-containing protein; the encoded protein is MSGITVSNLCKTYIVNKRQNNVLRNVNLTLKEKEMIAVMGPSGSGKTTLLYTISGMDRATAGSVSFFDRELMDMSRNEISDLRLEEMGFVFQQMYMLKNLSVYDNIILPAYQSAKGKTRQGRKEINAYATRLMQKLGISDIADNDVNEVSGGQLQRACICRSLINHPRILFADEPTGALNKQSSHEVMEELNRIHQEGTSILLVTHDMKVASRCERVLYIEDGNIRDEMQLGAWHEDADIRKRERRLNEWLITLGW
- a CDS encoding sensor histidine kinase: MCLALFLGIRIGRIEKTKDHAYRVEISRITQLVTNGTPLADISLDAYPHMEAVRWLSAEGAEQEAASVFFEAGNSMDMSIEPIYDKQSLQGYLRFDYQRTYADVGTLMVWTQLSLAILAAVLLGVLLYLRKHLLKPFAQVQRLPQELARGHWKGIVKEEKSRYVHEFLLGIGQLKDTLESSKKRQLELEKEKKKLLLSLSHDIKTPLNTIQLYARALEEHLYEDEEHRIQAAHQIQEKGKDIERYVEEIMRQSREDILDIPVHNTEFYLQELIEKVQHAYMEPLRLRHMELDIRPYDNLLLKGDLERSFEVVENIIENALKYGDGRRLEISCYEEDYCQLIRIYNTGNTVSDTELHHIFESFFRASNSEGKQGNGLGLYICREIMRRMNGEIFAQKEVEGMAFILVFPY
- a CDS encoding ATP-binding cassette domain-containing protein, whose translation is MLDLKDICVTFHPNTVNERKALDHLSFHVNDGDFISVLGTNGAGKSTLLNVISGTIRSDAGTILLDGRDITMYPEYKRAREIGRLFQDPLKGTAPHMTIEENLGLAYSRGKRTTLSRAIKKGDRAFFIEKLKELGLGLEERITTTVGLLSGGQRQALTLLMSTIVTPKLLLLDEHTAALDPKTAASVMDITEKIVTENHITTLMITHNMKQALEYGNKTIILNDGKIVKTLEGEERKNTTVDDLLNMYDFV
- a CDS encoding peptide ABC transporter substrate-binding protein, coding for MKKLCKVAAAFLVCASVLTGCGSNEEKDSDKKIPVVSVAQIVEHKSLNTIRDSFKAEMEELGYKDGENIKLDFKDAGGQQNTLNSIMSTFAGNKSDVIVAIATPTAMSAAKYSKDIPIVFSAVSDPVSAGLMDDLNKPNNNITGTSDEIQVDQILDLALQVNPDLKTLGFIYNSSEANSVSNLAKAKEFCEKHNIKLVEGSGANITEIQSAVSVLTDKCDAIFAPNDNTVASSMSALVETANKKKVPVYTGADSMVSDGGFATVGIDYTELGKETARMTDQILKGEKVENMPVKVFKDNLNIYVNKKTMETLGITLPDAVKNSKNLVMM